The nucleotide sequence AAATCACTAAAACTATAAAGGCAATGCCGAATAAATTAAGCTTAAAAAATATAAAGGGCCATATGAAATTTACAATAAGTTGTAATATGTAAAGAACTAAAGCCTTACCTACATGTTTTCCCTCTTTCCTCTTTATCCATATAATATAGGCTGCAATGGCCATCAATAAGTATAGAAGGGGCCAAACTATACCAAATAGCCAAGACGGTGGTGCAAAAGTTGGTTTATGTAGCACCTTATAGTATAGGCCTTGCCCCCTATTAAAAGCACTTGAAATATACCCCAATCCTTCTGCAATAATAATGCTTATTATCAGTGCTCCCCAATCCGTAACATTAAAGAGCTTTTTTTTATTCAAACTACCATCTCCTAATATATTTTTTACTATAATATATGTATAATCATTTTTTATTATTTATATCTTATATACTGCATAAAAAATAATTAATTAACAAAAAGTTATAAAAATATATATTTTATGCAAACAAGTAGCATATTTATGCTATAATGTTATATAAGAATTTATGGAAAGCGGTGATGTTAATGGAAAAATCAACAAATATCGATTGGGGCAAGTTGGGTTTTAGCTACATAAAAACAGATTTCCGCTATGTCTCCACCTGGAAGGATGGAAAATGGGATGAAGGAAGGCTTGTTGAGGATAATATGTTAACCATTAGTGAGGCATCTACAGCACTGCACTATGGACAACAATGCTTTGAGGGATTAAAAGCCTATAGGACAAAAGATGGAAAAATTCAGCTGTTTAGGCCAGATGCCAATGCTGAAAGAATGAATGCTACATGTAGAAGACTCTTAATGCCGGAATTTCCTGTTGAAAGATTCATTGATGCAGTTATGCAGGTGGTTAAAGCAAATGAAGCTTATGTACCTCCTTATGGTTCAGGAGCTACATTATATATTAGACCTTTCTTAATCGGCGTTGGGCATAATTTAGGAGTTAAACCGGCACCGGAATTTTTGTTCTGTGTGTTCTGTGTCCCTGTTGGGCCCTACTTTAAAGGAGGTCTTACTCCCGTCAATTTTATAGTAACTGACTATGACAGGGCTGCTCCAAAGGGAACAGGCGGGGTTAAAGTTGGCGGTAACTATGCAGCAAGCTTGCTGCCCCATGAAGAGGCTGTAAAAAAGGGATTTGCAGACTGTATATACCTTGACCCTGCAACCCATAAAAAGATTGAAGAGGTTGGAGCTGCTAACTTCTTTGGAATTACAAAAGATAATAAATTTGTAACCCCAATTTCAACATCAATTCTGCCAAGTATAACCAAATATTCCTTAATGCATATTGCCAAAGAATATATGAATTTGGAAGTAGAAGAAAGGGACGTATATATAGATAACTTGGATGAGTTCAAAGAAGCTGGTGCCTGTGGAACAGCAGCAGTTATTACCCCCATAGGCGGTATACAGTACAAAGATAAATTTCATGTTTTCTACAGTGAAAAAGAAGTTGGACCTGTTACTACGGAGCTTTATAATACTTTAACAGGTATCCAGTTTGGAGAAGTACCTGCACCAGAAGGATGGATTTATGAGATAAAATAAGAGTATTTTACAATAGCGTAAGGGAAATGACCTTGCGCTGAAATTTTTGGTGTACTTTTTCTAATAAATAAATTATAATTTAAATGTATATGACTAATTTGGCAATAATTTAATATACTATAATATTAAGAAGATTTGAGAGGAAGTTATTATGAATACTAGTGTTCCAACAACAAAAAGAACCTTCGTAAGAAAATTGGCTACAGGTATCAGTTTCAGAAGAGATGGAAGACTATTAAGAAATATAGACCCTATGAGACAAATACTGCCCTACCTTTTCAGAAACAGAAACGGCAGCATAGTGCATTCTCCTGAGACCATTGAATTTGATAATGCCAGAGAGTTTATAAAGATGAGAACAAGAGAAAATCCTTCTTTAAATATCGGCACTTTTGAGATAGTGATAGCAGCCTTTGTTCGAACTCTTTCGCAGTATCCACACTTGAATCGATTCGTTGCCGGAAAAAAGTTATTTGCACGTAATTCCATATCAATTTCCTTTGTGGTTTTAAGAATGGAAGGCGGCGAATATAGAGAAACAAATGCAAAGGTTTATTTTAATAAAGAAGATACCTTATACGATGTGGCTCAAAAGGTAAATGACAGCATAAAGCTTTGCTTGTCTGGAGCGGAAAAAAATGATGACAAGCTTATGGAAATAGTAACCAAATTACCTTCACCAATTATTAGTTTTGCAGTATTTATGATAAGAAAATTAAATGATTGGGGCTTTCTTCCAATGAGTTTCATAAAGACAGATCCCCTTTTCTCCACAGCATACATATCCAATTTAGGAAGTATCGGTCATGATGCACTGCATCATCATTTATATGAATGGGGAACCACCTCTGTTTTTGTTACTATGGGTAAGTTAAACAAGGTAAATACAATATCCAAAAATGGTGAATTAGAAACTAAGACAAATTTAAATATAGTATGCTCAGTAGATGAAAGAGTGGCAGATGGAATCTATTTAGTAAAAGCCCTAAAATATTTTAAAACTTTGATAAAACATCCTGAAAAGCTAGAAGTTCCACCGGAAGTTGTAGTTGAGGATGATGGGCTATAATATAAAATTTTTGGTATGTACCAGTGGCTTTATAATTACTTTTTAAAGAGAAGAGCTAGCTAATGCAGTTACTCATGGTAAAGGGCATTATTAGCGACAACCGCACTTATAATTTTTATTATTTTTTATCCTCTTCTTATGATAATGTATGTCAGCTAATTGATTATACACTTGGTGTTTCAAAATATATTATAAGTTTACAATAAAAAAAATCCTAGCATATGCTAGGATTTTTTTTATTGTCTGTTATGATAATAAGTGTGAAGTAATTCATGGGCCAAATGGCTGTTTGGGTGCTCTAAAAATTCTTCATAAATTCTTTGGATGGATGGATTTTCATGAGACTTTCTAACCTCCATATTCGCATCGGCATTATAGATAACTTCCATTCTTTTCTTCATAATACCTCTGTCAGCTCTTATGAAGGGCTGGCCACCCCCATCGATACATCCGCCAGGGCAAGCCATGATCTCTATGAAATGATATTTACATTTACCTTCCTTTATTTCATCCATAATCTTTTTAGCGTTACCCAGGGATGACACAACAGCTGCATTAATCTCTATACCATTGAGATTTACCTTTGTTTCTTTTATGCCCTCAAGACCCCTAATATCTTCAAAGTCTAATTTCCCCAGTTCTTCATTTGTTATAGCTTCGTAGGCGGTTCTAAGAGCAGCCTCCATTACTCCACCGCTGTTTCCAAAGAGAACAGCTGCACCGGTCGATTCACCAAGGGGGTTGTCAAAGTCTTCCTCTGGCATATTTCTAAGGTCCATGCCCGCTTCCTTTATCATTTTTGCCAACTCTCTTGTAGTTATAACTATATCTACATCTTTGATACCATTTCTCTTAAACTCTTCCCTATCAGCTTCATATTTTTTTGCCACACATGGCATAACTGAAACCACTATTAAATTTTCAGGCTTAACATTGAGCTTATCAGCTAAATAGGTCTTCGCTACAGCTCCAAACATTTGCTGTGGTGATCTGCAGCTAGACGGATAATGAAGCATGTCACCATAGTTTGTTTCAAGGAAGTTGATCCAAGCGGGACAGCAACTTGTAATCATCGGCAGTGTACCGCCATTATTTAATCTGTCTACAAATTCTGCAGCTTCTTCCATTATTGTTAAGTCAGCTGCGAAGTCAGTATCAAACACTTTTTTAAAGCCTAAGGCTTTTAGTGATCCTACCATTTTTTTAGTTACATCTGTACCTGCAGGTAAGCCAAATTCTTCACCTAAAGCAGCCCTAACGGCAGGTGCGGTTTGAACGATCACATACTTATCTTTATCACTTAATACTTGCCAAACCTCATCATAATTATAAACTTCACGGAGAGCTCCGGTTGGACATACAGCGACGCACTGGCCACAATAAGTGCACTTTGTATCTACAAAAGGCTTTTCCATGAAAGATGAAATTACTGTATCAAAGCCTCTACCCACCGGTGTAAGCACATGAACATTTTGAATTTCGTTACAAACTGTGGAACATCGTCTGCACAGTATGCACTTATCCATATCTCTTATAATGGAAGGTGAAGATTTGTCAATTGGGTACCTGGAAATTTCTCCTTCATATTTAATTTCATAAACACCCAAATCTGCAGCAAGTTTTTGAAGTTCACACCTTAGATTTTTCTCACACTTTAAACAATCTTGAGGATGGTCAGACAACAGCAATCCTACTATATTTCTTCTGGCACTTATGGCTCTGGGAGAGTTGGTTTTAATAATCATCCCATCTGAAACCGGAGTTGAACAAGCAGGTGCTAAGTTTCTTCTTCCCTCTACCTCTACAACGCAGACTCTGCAGGTACCCTTGCAATTTTCAGTTTTACCATCCTGCATATACATATGACATAGAGTAGGTATTTCAATATTCAGTTTTTGTGCTGCTTCTAAAATTGTTTGCCCCTCTTCCATCTGAACTTTTCTAGCATTGATTGTAACAGTAATCATACGCTCACCTCCCTAACCCATAACAATTGCTTTTACAGGACATGCATTAAGACATGCGCCGCATTTTATACATTTATCTTTTATAATTACATGTTTTTCTTTTACTTTGCCTTTAATGGCTTCAACGGGACAACTACGTGAACACTTTGTACATCCGACACACTTATCTGTAATCTCATAGCTCAGCAGTGGCTTACACTGGCCTGCAGGGCATCTCTTTTCTTTTATATGTGCTTCATACTCATCCATAAAATACTTCATAGTACTCAGCACTGGGTTGGCTGCTGTTTGACCTAGTCCACAAAGCGCTGTATCTTTAATTGTTTCTGCAAGTACCTCAAGTCTCTTTAAATCCATCATAGTTGCCTTACCCTCTGTGATCTTGGTCAATATCTCCAATAGTCGCTTGCTTCCCACTCTACACGGAGTGCATTTTCCACAAGATTCATCTACAATGAATTCCATATAGAATTTAGCTATATCTACCATACAGTTATCTTCATCCATTACAATCATTCCACCGGAACCCATCATAGAGCCGATATTTGTCAAAGAATCATAATCGATAGGTACATCAAGCAGAGATTCAGGTATACACCCACCTGAAGGGCCACCGGTTTGCACAGCTTTAATCTTCTTACCATCTTTGATTCCGCCGCCGATTTCATAGATTATCTCTCGCAAGGTGATGCCCATTGGCACTTCAACTAAACCAACATTGTTTATCTTTCCAGCCAAAGCGAATACCTTTGTTCCCTTTGATTTGTCTGTTCCTAATTTGTTGAACCAGGAAGCACCTTCAATAATAATCTTAGGAATATTGGCTAAGGTTTCAACATTGTTTACGCAAGTAGGCTTATTCCATAATCCTTTTTCAGCCGGGAACGGAGGTTTGTTTGTGGGCTCTCCCCTACATCCTTCAACAGAGTGAATCAACGCCGTTTCTTCACCGCAAACAAAGGCACCGGCGCCATATTTTATTTCTATATCAAAATTAAAATTAGTTCCGAATAAATTATTACCCAGCAAGCCATATTCTTTAGCTTCTGCAATAGCTATTTTCAAACGGTGTATGGCTAGAGGATATTCCGCTCTGATATAAACAAACCCCTTTTGAGCTCCAATGGCATAACCGGCAATTGCCATAGCCTCCACTACACTGTGAGGATCTCCCTCCAGTATAGACCTATCCATAAATGCACCAGGGTCTCCTTCATCTGCGTTGCAGATAATATATTTATCATCACTTTCATAAGCTCTTGCAAAAGACCACTTTGTACCCGTAGGAAAGCCACCGCCCCCTCTACCTCTCAGGCCTGATTCGATGATTTCATTGATTACCTCATCTGGCTTCATAGTTGTAAGCACCTTTCCTAATGCCTTGTAACCGTCTGAGGCTATATATTCTCTTATATCCTCAGGATTTATAAATCCACAATTCCTTAAGGCTATCCTTGACTGCTTTTTGTAAAAGGACATTTCAGCCTGGGTGCAAACTTTCTTATTTAAGGTGGGCTCGTCATATAGCAGTCTGTCAACTACTTCTCCCTTTACTAAATGCATATTTACAATGTCTTCAGCATCCTCAGGAGTGACTTGAACATAGAAGGTATTGTCTGGAAGAATATGAACTATAGGCCCCTTGGCGCAGAAACCAAAACAGCCAGTCATTACAACTTTTACTGAATCTGATAAGCCGACCATTTCGATATTTTCTATTAATTTATGCATTATACTGTCAGAATCCGAAGACTTGCATCCGGTACCCTGACAAACCAGTATATGTCTGTTTAAAACGTTATCATTTTCTGTAGAACTTTTTCTGGCTTCAACAAATTCCCTAAATTTTTGCGACAAATTATTTAACTCTGTTAAAGAATTAACTCTTTCCATAAGATCCCCCCCATCATTTATACTCTTCTAGTACTTTATTGATATCTTTCTTTGTGAAATGTCCATACACTCTATTGTTTACCATAATTACTGGTGCCAAGCCACATGCTCCTACACATCTCAATGTGTCAATGGTATATAATCCATCTTTTGTGGTCTCGCCTTCTTTGATATTCAATTTTCTCTTAAATTCCTCTACTATTTCTCCTGATCCTTTAACAAAGCATGCAGTTCCTGTACAAATGCTGATAACATACTTCCCTTTTGGCTCAGTTGTAAAATAGGAATAAAAGCTAATTACTCCATACACCTTTGACACAGGTATAGAAAGCTTTTCCGCTACATAATTCTGTACTTCTTCTCCTAGATAGCCAAACAACTCCTGTGCCTTATGAAGTACCGCAATGAGAGCGCTCTCTTTGTTTTCCTGCTGGTGTATAAATTCATCTAATTCCTTGAATTTTGAATTATTACACATACTCCCTCACCCTTTGCTCTACTATATTTTACACGTAATAAAAGTATATCAAAGCGTTAATATTTTAACAAGATGAATTTATATATTTTAACAAATAATACTTATATTTTTAGTACAAGCTAATTTTGGTGATTATAATATTTTAAGATATTTGCAAAAAAAAACAAAAAGCCTGCTAAAACCATAAGTATTAGCAAGCTTAATATTCTCTATAATTGTATTATCTCAAGTATGTTATTATTAGATGAAACTTTTATTACATTTTCCTCCTTAACATATTGAACTGAACCTTGCGCTACTTCAACAATTGGGTCCATTCCAAGAGCAAAAAATATGTCATCTGCTAAAGTTCTTGCGCATTCCTTTTGCTCTGTATCATTTAACCCAGACCATTGTTCTTCTGACATTTCAAATAATTCATAAAAACTTTCTATTTTCAATATACCTTCTGTCAACTCATCTATTATTCTTTTAAATTCCCTCGAAAACTTTAAACTCATCTTTTTTTCCTTTCTGCGCAATTTATACCTTTTCATTTTGAAGCAATGCTAGTGCTTCTGCCCTTTCTTTTTCAAATCTATTATAAACACTTTTCCTTATACTTGCTGAACTGCTTTTGAAATGCACATTTACTCTTTGTCTTTCATCATAAACTTGAGATATTATAGTATCGTCACCGGCAGTTAAATCTGTTTTGGAAAATATGCCTATAGCACCCTTAACTCCATGTTGGACCACAGTAGACCAAAGTACATTCTTCAATGCTGTGGACCTGTTAGAAATATCAAAATTGTATTTTTCTCTTAAGCCTTCTGCCGCAGCATCATAGAAGTTTTCTTTGATGAAAGACTCTTGGAGATTTAAGAAAGTTTCTCTATCTTCTTTTGCAAATGTTGTCCATACTTTGTCGAACTGAACTCCATAGCTATTTCCATCTGCAGCCCTTGCAGAGATTAACTGATAGTAATATCCTTCGTTTTTATCCTTTAAATAATTTACGAAGGAATTCAAGGATCCAGTACGGGAAGAAAACTGCCAAGCACCATAGGATTTACCGCCATAGTCTCCCGGATTATTTGCAATTACACCAGGATTTCCGTTTGATTCATACTTTGATGACAATTTACTGATATCAAAAGCACTGTATGAATAATTACTTTTTATATCATAATTTATATAACTATCTGTATAAGATCTAGAACTGATATTAAAGTCACCCAACATACTTAATGAAGATTCTAAGGATAGTACATTACCATCAGCTTGTTGGCTGATCAGTTCATTCATAAGCTCACTCTGCATATCTGATAAGGAGCTATTGCTGCTGCCATTAAGCATCATTTCATAAACTTGTTGAAAGGCCAAAATTGCAAGCTTTTCTTCTGCAGCCACTGAACTTTCAGAATTATCCGGAGTTAAGTTTTCTAAACTTAACATTGCTAATTTATTATATAAAGAAGATATGTTCATTTCAACTCTCCTTGGCGAAATTTGTATTCTTGTGTACAATTAAATAAATTATAGCACATTTATATCCCCTAATAAAGCAATAATTATTATAAAAAAGTGCAGAAGATGGAGCCTTTTTTAAATCATGTACCTTATAAAAACTACTTTATTTTTATGGTAAAAAATTTTTTGATTATCGTTGGATAAGGTTTTCGAGTATGAGAAATAATAAGAAAAAAATAGGAGGTGTTGATGCATGGATATTAAGCGAGCTAAAGAAATTCTAGAAAATACCGGTGATACCATACAGGTACTTTATCAAGGATCTCCAGTTTGGCTTGAAAACATTAAGGATACTAACACAGCAGTGGTATCATTTATTGAAAATCATCGTAAAGAGGAAGTTCCTATTTACATGCTAGTTGAGAATAAGTCTGCAAATAAATAAAAATATAGGTATTACGCAGAGAATAGTATTCAGTAATATACAGGTTTCAATATAAGCAAAATGGATCTAATCTATGTATTAGGTCCATTTTGCTTTATAATTATACAATTTTCATTTATATTTATCATTGAAAATAATGGCACTTTATAGTATTCTGTTTACTAAGATATTTTAAATTGTCAATATTGTTCAAATATTTAATAAATACACCAACAAATGTTATAAGAAAGGCAGGCAGAACTATGAATATAAAGTTTATAAAAAAACTCCCCACTCCTGAGGAAATAATTAATGAATTACCCCTCAGTGCTGAACTAAAAAAGATTAAGAATGAAATTGATGATGAAATAAGACAGGTATTCATTGGTGAAAGCAGTAAATTTATATTGGTGATAGGCCCCTGTTCCGCAGATAGAGAAGACTCCGTATTAGAATATATCTCAAGGCTGGCTAAGGTTCAAGAAAAAGTTAAGGACACCTTAATAATAATTCCAAGAGTTTATACTAATAAGCCAAGAACCACAGGAGAAGGTTATAAGGGAATGGTCCATCAGCCGGACCCCAATAAGGAGCCAAATATTGAAGAGGGTATTAAAGCCATAAGAAAGCTTCATATCAAAGCTTTGTCAGAAGGTCATTTAGTAACTGCTGATGAAATGCTATACCCTGAGAACTACTCATATCTAGCGGACTTATTAAGCTATGTTGCAATAGGTGCTAGATCAGTGGAAAATCAACAGCATAGGTTGACAGTAAGTGGTATGGATATTCCTGTTGGTATGAAAAATCCTACTTCTGGAGACATCACCGTAATGCTTAATTCTGTAATGGCAGCCCAACTGTCTCACAATTTTGTATACAATGGCTATGAAGTTTCTACAAAGGGTAACCCGTTAACACACACCATATTAAGAGGTGCAGTAGATTTTTATGGCAGAAATATACCAAATTATCATTATGAAAATCTTCAGGAGTTAGTTAATGCTTACGAAGAAAGAGGACTAGCTAATCCAGCAATACTTGTTGATACCAATCATTCAAATTCTATGAAGAAGTACTATGAGCAGCCAAGAATAGCCAAAGAAGTGCTTTTCAGCAGAAAGTGGGATTCCAAGCTTAAAACCATGATAAAAGGCCTGATGATAGAAAGCTACCTAGTAGAAGGTAAACAGGATATTTATGGAGGGGTTTATGGTAAGTCTATTACAGACCCTTGCTTAGGATGGGAAGATTCTGAAAAACTTATTTATTATATTGCTGAGAATGTATAACCATCACAGAAGATGCTGAATACACGGAATTTATCCGGATAGAACAAGTAATTTAATAATTATTCACTAATAGAATGAAGAAAGTGCAAGGCACTTTCTTCATTCTATTTTAGTCCTTTTATTTTTCCTTTAAGGGCTTTAATTCTGCCATTTACATAATTTATTAATTTTTCCTTGTCGTCCTTTACTTCCATGGGTGCTTTAGAAACAATATCTATTATATCTAATTTATTTCCCTTAATTACAGATGAAATCTCTAAGGCTAAACATCTGTTTTTCACTTCCCAATAGGCATTATTAAATTCTGTGGCTTGCCATTTGCTATAGTGTCCTTTCTCCACACCAAACTGAAACAAATCCGCCGCTGCCTCTAATTCCTCTAAATTTTCTGCCTCCAGTGTTTCACTTATTAGAGTATCGAAAGCCTTCACTATACCACCTCTTTTCTTTATATATTTATAGTTTAAACTGTACTATGTATTATATTCATTGTAATGGTAGTATAGTTTTCTAAATTTGCTTTTGATACTTAAATTATGTTATACAAGAAACTGTGGGTTTTCTATATGATCTGCCCTGATGGCCTTTTTCAGAATTGTAAAGTTTATTTTTGCATCTTGATGTTCTAAGTCGATAGGATATTTTGTGCCACAGTTTACGCATAAAACATATTCATCAGATCCTGATTTCTCCCGATTGTCAAAAAGAAAGGGCAACTCTTCCTTTCTTTCAATACCAGATTCTCTGTTTTCATTATTTATCTTATATGTATAAATATATGTAACTTTTCTTTTAACTTCTAAGTTATTGCTGTTACACTTTGGACAGGTTAGTTTTTCAGATAAATCCATCCTAATACTTCCTTTCTAAATCTGTTTATATATGATATATTATTTCATGTAAATGATTTTTTATCCAATTTGTGTGGGAGGTAATTATATTAATGAATGGAAAAATTAATTTTTCAGAACCTATAATAGATGTGATTAAAAAAAGAAAATCTATTAGGTCATATAAAAAGACCCAATTAACGAGTGAGGATAGAAATAGAATACAAAATTTTATGCAGCAAGTTAAAGGGCCTTTTAATTCAGAGATTCGCTTTATGCTTTTGGAATCTCAAACCGCTGCCAAAGATGATAATGTAAAGCTTGGCACATATGGTGTCATTAAAGGTGCAACAAACTTCATTGTAGCTGCTGTAAATAAAGAATGTATGTGTTTAGAAGATCTAGGTTACAAATTTGAAACCATCATTCTATATGCTACCTCTCTGGACCTTGGGACATGCTGGTTAGGAGGAACCTTTAAAAAAAGTGATTTTGCTAAAGCTATAGACTTAAGAGAGGATGAGATGATTCCAATAATTTCACCTATAGGATATATTGATGATTCCATGCACATTCTCGGTTCTATAATTAGGGCGGTAGCAGGGTCAAAAAACAGAAAGAAATGGGATGAATTATTTTTTTGTGAAAGCTTTGATAGGCCTCTTTCAGAATCTAAGGCAGAAATGTTTAAAATTCCACTTGAAATGGTAAGGCTTGCACCATCTGCCTCTAATAAGCAGCCATGGAGGTTAGTAAAGAAAGGAAACCAAGTTCACTTTTATTTGAAACATGATATGGAATATTCTAAAGCATTGGGTTACGACATACAAAGAGTTGATATGGGTATCGCCATGTGTCACTTTGAGTTGTCGGCTGCAGAGATGGGGCTATGTGGTTCATGGGTATGTAAAAATCCTAATCTGTCCTTGCCCAGTGATAACTTTGAATATATCATAAGCTGGAATCAAGAATAGTTTTTTACAAAGGACAAGTAAAAATTTTATATAATAGAAGGAGAAAAGTTAAATGCCAAAGAGAAGCTTTAAAGGAAGTGCAATGTTAAATCCTGTGCCTGTAGTGTTGATAACCTCAAAAGATGAAAATGAATGCGTTAATGTCTTTACAGTAGGTTGGATTGGCACTGCTTGCACAAGACCACCTATGATTTCAGTAGCTATAAGACCGGAACGATTATCCTATAATAACATAAAAGAAGCGGTGAATTCGTAGCTAACCTCCCTTCCAGGAGCTTGACAAAAATGGTTGACTATTGTGGTGTTAGATCCGGAAAAACAGTTAATAAAATAGAGGAACTGGGCTTCACTTTAGAACCTTCTGATAATATTGCTACCCCAGGAATAAAAGAGTGTCCAGTATCAATGGAGTGTAAAGTTAAAAACATAATACCCCTGGGTTCTCATGATTTGTTCCTGGCAGAGGTTTTAGGTGTTAGAGTTGAAGAAGATTTAATTGATGTGGCGGGTAAAATCCACTTGGAACAGGCAGATTTAGTTGTCTATTCCCATGGTGAGTACTTTCCCCTGCTGCCTAAGGCTATCGGTAAATTTGGGTATTCAGTGCAAAAAAAGTTATCTAAAAAAGCAAAAAAAGGTAAACGATAAATTTCGTTTACCTCTTTTCTTTAAAAATCAGTTACCTTTATCTTAATACCATTGATTTCGATGTCCTCATTCAATTCAATTAAAAGACACTTTCTGCCGTGCTTGTCCCTAACTTGCTTAATTTTACTTAGTGCATTTGGTGCAATACTGATATTAGCAGTTTCACTTTCTATTTTAACAGACTTACTTTTCAGATCCGGTAAAATATTATCTATCTTAAAGTCAAAACTAGTACTTCCTATAGTTTCTTCATAGACTTTTTCCAGCTTTT is from Clostridium thermarum and encodes:
- a CDS encoding nitroreductase family protein, which encodes MNGKINFSEPIIDVIKKRKSIRSYKKTQLTSEDRNRIQNFMQQVKGPFNSEIRFMLLESQTAAKDDNVKLGTYGVIKGATNFIVAAVNKECMCLEDLGYKFETIILYATSLDLGTCWLGGTFKKSDFAKAIDLREDEMIPIISPIGYIDDSMHILGSIIRAVAGSKNRKKWDELFFCESFDRPLSESKAEMFKIPLEMVRLAPSASNKQPWRLVKKGNQVHFYLKHDMEYSKALGYDIQRVDMGIAMCHFELSAAEMGLCGSWVCKNPNLSLPSDNFEYIISWNQE
- a CDS encoding 3-deoxy-7-phosphoheptulonate synthase — translated: MNIKFIKKLPTPEEIINELPLSAELKKIKNEIDDEIRQVFIGESSKFILVIGPCSADREDSVLEYISRLAKVQEKVKDTLIIIPRVYTNKPRTTGEGYKGMVHQPDPNKEPNIEEGIKAIRKLHIKALSEGHLVTADEMLYPENYSYLADLLSYVAIGARSVENQQHRLTVSGMDIPVGMKNPTSGDITVMLNSVMAAQLSHNFVYNGYEVSTKGNPLTHTILRGAVDFYGRNIPNYHYENLQELVNAYEERGLANPAILVDTNHSNSMKKYYEQPRIAKEVLFSRKWDSKLKTMIKGLMIESYLVEGKQDIYGGVYGKSITDPCLGWEDSEKLIYYIAENV